A genomic stretch from Bos javanicus breed banteng chromosome 29, ARS-OSU_banteng_1.0, whole genome shotgun sequence includes:
- the LOC133241786 gene encoding olfactory receptor 8B8-like produces MAPGNGSFVTEFILVGLTDQPDLQLPLFFLFLVMYMVTMLGNFGLLTLIVLNSHLHTAMYFFLFNLSLIDLCYSSVFTPKMLVDFLSKKNMISYMGCMTQLYFFCFFVISECYVLTSMAYDRYVAICNPLLYNVVMSPKVCSSLMLGSYLMAFSGAMAHTGCMLRLTFCDANTINHYLCDILPVLQLSCTSTYMNELVVFIVVGINIIVPSLTIFVSYGLILSNIIQICSTEGRSKAFSTCSSHIIAVSLFFGSGAIMYLKPSSAGSMHVGKISSVFYTNVVPMMNPLTYSLRNKDVKLALRKTLGRGKF; encoded by the coding sequence ATGGCTCCTGGAAATGGTTCTTTTGTGACTGAATTCATTCTGGTGGGATTAACAGACCAACCAGATCTTCAACTTCCCTTGTTCTTCCTGTTTCTAGTAATGTATATGGTCACTATGTTGGGAAATTTTGGCTTGTTAACACTAATTGTGCTGAATTCACACCTACACACCgccatgtactttttcctttttaacttatCCTTAATAGACCTGTGTTATTCTTCTGTATTTACACCCAAAATGCTGGTAGATTTTTTATCAAAGAAGAATATGATCTCTTATATGGGGTGCATGACTCAGctctattttttctgtttttttgtcatTTCTGAATGCTATGTGCTGACAtcaatggcctatgaccgctatgtggccatctgtaaccCACTTTTGTATAATGTTGTGATGTCCCCTAAAGTGTGTTCCAGCCTTATGCTTGGTTCCTACTTGATGGCATTTTCTGGTGCCATGGCTCACACTGGATGCATGCTGAGACTGACCTTCTGTGATGCAAACACCATCAACCATTATTTGTGTGACATCCTCCCTGTGCTTCAGCTCTCCTGCACAAGTACTTACATGAATGAGCTGGTAGTTTTCATTGTGGTAGGCATCAATATCATTGTACCCAGTCTCACGATCTTTGTCTCTTATGGTCTCATTCTCTCCAACATCATCCAAATATGCTCTACAGAGGGCAGGTCCAAAGCCTTCAGCACCTGCAGTTCCCACATAATTGCTGTTTCTCTGTTCTTTGGTTCAGGGGCAATCATGTATCTTAAACCGTCATCTGCTGGGTCCATGCATGTGGGGAAAATCTCTTCTGTCTTTTACACCAATGTGGTTCCCATGATGAACCCCTTAACCTACAGCTTGAGGAACAAAGATGTTAAACTTGCTCTGAGAAAAACCCTGGGGAGGGGAAAATTTTGA
- the LOC133241788 gene encoding olfactory receptor 8B3-like, with the protein MAPGNESSVTEFILLGLTQQPGLQLPLFFIFLAVYAVTVVGNVGLIILIGLNPPLHTPMYYFLFNLSFIDLCHSSVITPKMLMSFVSQNIISYAECMTQLCFFSFFVIDECFILTSMAYDRYVAICKPLLYKVSMSHQVCLMLTVGVYAMGLVGAMANTACMLRLSFCDGNIINHYMCDIPPLLQLSCTSTSINELEIFIVVGVNVIVPSVTVSVSYTLILLNILRIRSAEGRSKAFSTCSSHIIVVSLFFGSSAFMYLKPFPARSLDEDKVSTIFYTIVGPMVNPFIYSLRNKDVQIALRKTLKKRVV; encoded by the coding sequence ATGGCCCCAGGGAATGAATCTTCAGTGACTGAGTTTATCCTGCTGGGTTTAACACAGCAGCCAGGACTCCAGCTgcctctctttttcattttcttagcagTTTATGCGGTCACTGTGGTGGGGAACGTTGGCTTGATTATTCTTATTGGTCTGAACCCTCCCCTGCACACTCCCATGTACTACTTTCTCTTCAACCTTTCTTTCATTGATCTCTGCCACTCCTCTGTCATTACCCCTAAAATGCTGATGAGTTTTGTAAGCCAGAACATCATCTCTTATGCAGAGTGCATGACTCAGCTctgcttcttctccttctttgttATTGATGAGTGCTTTATTTTGACATCAATGGCCTATGACCGATACGTGGCCATCTGTAAGCCCCTGCTCTACAAGGTCTCCATGTCCCATCAGGTCTGCCTCATGCTGACGGTGGGTGTATACGCGATGGGGCTTGTGGGTGCCATGGCCAATACTGCGTGCATGCTGCGACTCTCCTTCTGTGATGGAAACATCATCAATCACTACATGTGTGACATTCCTCCTCTCCTCCAGCTCTCCTGCACAAGCACCTCCATCAATGAGTTGGAGATTTTCATCGTGGTGGGTGTCAATGTCATAGTGCCCAGTGTCACCGTCTCCGTTTCTTACACCTTGATCCTCTTGAACATCCTTCGCATCCGTTCTGCAGAGGGCAGGTCCAAAGCCTTCAGTACCTGCAGCTCCCACATAATtgtggtttctcttttctttggatCATCTGCATTCATGTATCTCAAGCCTTTTCCTGCTCGGTCTCTGGATGAAGATAAAGTGTCCACAATTTTTTATACCATTGTGGGGCCAATGGTGAATCCTTTCATCTACAGTTTGAGGAACAAAGATGTCCAAATTGCATTGAGAAAGACCTTGAAGAAAAGAGTAGTCTGA